In the Euphorbia lathyris chromosome 5, ddEupLath1.1, whole genome shotgun sequence genome, one interval contains:
- the LOC136230391 gene encoding uncharacterized protein, translating to MELKSLHLYMNKLKIDDCNSRIRSLVFILHGYRLLSSSFLSVFSSPEMNFPSSSMDRVTEIDLNVDISHGDFRQNEIGYILPDLNGFEEAEALSIDLNDIEGEHIPYQTSKRKYLSNAQRRAIYDMLLQKSIDGKLPKGTTNSVASIFSVGIRLVQRVWKQWKNDGLHADVSHKRTKNCGRKRIQIDWNRFREIPLQQRTTLSSLAYAMDMKRTTMFRRLQSGAIRRHSNAIKPLLKEENKRSRLKFCISMLEESSIPHDPTFKEMYNIVHIDEKWFQMTKKNQNYYLLPDEEDPLRTCKSKNFIGKVMFLVALARPRFDVERNEIFSGKIGVFPLVTQMPAKRNSVNRAAGTLETKPINSITRDVIRSYLIGKVLPAIKEKWPRVDCRDPIFIQQDNARTHIDQNDEEFCQAASQGGFNIRLMCQPANSPDMNVLDLGFFSAIQALQYKESPTTVDELVHAVVKSYEDFPSWKSNRIFLTLQQCMIETMKIQGSNKYRIPHMKKAVLERESQLPTQLKCESELVQEVLNHLNRTT from the exons ATGGAATTGAAGAGTCTCCATTTATATATGAACAAATTAAAGATTGATGATTGTAACTCAAGAATACGTTCTCTGGTTTTTATCCTTCATGGTTATAGATTGctatcttcttctttcttgtCTGTTTTTTCTTCTCCAGAGATGAATTTTCCTTCATCATCCATGGACAGAGTGACTGAAATAGATCTAAATGTTGATATTAGTCATGGAGATTTCAGACAAAATGAAATAGGCTATATTCTACCAGACCTTAATGGCTTTGAGGAAGCAGAAGCTTTGAGTATTGATCTCAATG ATATAGAAGGTGAACATATACCATACCAGACAAGTAAGAGGAAATATTTATCCAATGCTCAACGTCGAGCAATATACGATATGTTGTTACAGAAAAGCATTGATGGAAAATTGCCTAAAGGGACGACCAATTCAGTGGCATCAATATTTTCGGTTGGTATTCGACTTGTTCAACGCGTTTGGAAACAATGGAAAAATGACGGATTACATGCTGATGTTTCGCATAAAAGGACAAAGAATTGTGGTCGTAAGAGAATTCAGATTGACTGGAATCGATTTCGTGAAATCCCTTTGCAGCAGCGGACAACCCTTAGCTCTTTAGCTTATGCTATGGACATGAAAAGGACTACAATGTTTAGACGTTTGCAATCTGGAGCAATACGAAGACATTCAAATGCTataaaacctcttttaaagGAAGAAAATAAGAGATCCCGGTTGAAATTTTGCATATCAATGCTTGAAGAAAGCAGTATCCCACATGATCCAACGTTTAAAGAGATGTACAATATTGTCCATATTGATGAGAAATGGTTCCAGATGacaaagaaaaatcagaattaTTACTTACTTCCGGATGAAGAAGACCCATTACGCACATGTAAAAGCAAAAACTTTATTGGGAAAGTCATGTTTTTAGTTGCCTTAGCTCGACCAAGATTTGATGTTGAAAGAAATGAAATTTTCTCTGGGAAGATCGGTGTGTTTCCTTTGGTTACTCAAATGCCAGCCAAAAGGAACAGTGTTAACAGAGCTGCAGGGACTTTAGAGACTAAACCAATAAATTCAATTACTAGAGATGTTATAAGGTCTTACTTGATCGGTAAAGTACTACCGGCAATTAAGGAAAAATGGCCAAGAGTAGATTGTAGGGATCCAATATTTATTCAGCAGGACAATGCAAGAACACACATTGATCAAAACGATGAAGAATTTTGCCAAGCTGCTAGCCAAGGTGGGTTTAATATTCGTTTGATGTGTCAACCTGCTAACTCTCCAGATATGAATGTCTTGGATCTCGGGTTTTTTAGTGCAATTCAGGCTTTACAGTATAAGGAGTCACCGACTACAGTTGATGAGCTTGTACATGCTGTGGTGAAATCGTATGAGGATTTTCCTTCATGGAAGTCCAACCGAATTTTTTTGACATTACAACAGTGCATGATAGAAACAATGAAAATTCAAGGTTCTAACAAATACAGAATTCCTCATATGAAAAAGGCAGTGTTAGAAAGAGAGAGCCAGCTTCCTACTCAACTAAAATGTGAATCTGAATTAGTACAAGAAGTACTTAATCATCTTAATAGAACAACTTGA